The Pseudoalteromonas translucida KMM 520 genome has a window encoding:
- the hflC gene encoding protease modulator HflC produces the protein MKNFSLVILLAAIVMSFSSVFVVPEGQKAIVLLFSKVQKDSDDQAIVYSPGLQFKVPFFSQVRRIDARIQTLDGTPDRFVTSEKKDLIVDSFVKWRVNDFSAFYLRARGDKQYAETLLEQKVNNGLRTNFGTRTIREIVSGERSELMEEALVQASESARELGIEVLDVRVKQINLPQEVSSSIYQRMRAERTAVAKEHRSEGQEKAETIRAGVDRRVTVMLADAERNSRTVRGQGDADAAAIYANAYNKDPEFFSFVRSLEAYKQTFKNKQDVMVLSPDSDFFKYMKGATAQ, from the coding sequence ATGAAAAACTTTAGTTTAGTCATACTATTAGCTGCCATTGTAATGTCTTTCTCGTCTGTTTTTGTTGTACCTGAAGGGCAAAAAGCAATTGTTTTGTTATTCAGTAAAGTACAAAAAGACAGTGATGATCAAGCCATAGTGTACAGCCCAGGCTTACAATTTAAAGTACCATTTTTTAGCCAAGTACGTCGCATTGATGCACGTATTCAAACGCTTGATGGTACACCAGACCGCTTTGTAACGAGCGAGAAAAAAGACTTAATTGTTGATTCGTTTGTAAAATGGCGTGTGAACGACTTTAGTGCTTTTTACTTGCGTGCTCGTGGCGATAAGCAATATGCTGAAACGCTGCTAGAACAAAAAGTAAATAACGGTCTACGTACTAACTTTGGTACACGTACTATTCGTGAAATAGTGTCGGGTGAGCGTAGCGAGTTAATGGAAGAGGCGTTAGTACAAGCTTCTGAAAGTGCCCGCGAGCTAGGTATTGAAGTGCTTGACGTGCGTGTTAAGCAAATAAACTTACCACAAGAAGTAAGCAGCTCGATTTATCAACGTATGCGTGCTGAGCGTACTGCGGTTGCTAAAGAGCATCGTTCAGAAGGTCAAGAAAAAGCCGAAACAATTCGTGCTGGCGTTGATCGTCGTGTAACGGTAATGCTTGCTGATGCTGAGCGTAATTCACGTACGGTACGTGGTCAAGGTGATGCAGATGCAGCGGCTATTTATGCTAATGCGTATAATAAAGATCCTGAGTTTTTTAGTTTTGTTCGTTCGTTAGAGGCGTATAAACAAACCTTTAAAAACAAGCAAGACGTAATGGTTCTTTCACCAGATAGCGACTTCTTTAAATATATGAAAGGTGCTACAGCACAATAA
- a CDS encoding adenylosuccinate synthase has translation MGKNVVVLGTQWGDEGKGKVVDLLTDKASLVVRYQGGHNAGHTLVIDGEKTVLHLIPSGVLRDNVKCVIGNGVVLSPEALMREIGMLEARGVPVRERLLISAACPLILPFHVALDVARETARGDKPIGTTGRGIGPAYEDKVARRGLRVGDLFNPELFAAKLEEVLEYHNFTLVNYYKVDAVDFQKTFDDAMAVADILKAMIVDVTELLDQTRLAGDNILFEGAQGTLLDIDHGTYPYVTSSNTTAGGVATGAGFGPLHLDYVLGIIKAYTTRVGSGPFPTELYDGLEKQDPVGKHLGDKGHEFGATTGRLRRTGWLDAVAMRRAVQINSISGFCLTKLDVLDGLETLKICTGYKLEDGTVTNVTPLAAEGYEKVTPIYEEMPGWSENTVGVTSLDGLPKAAIDYVKRIEELTGVPVDIISTGPDRVETMILRNPFA, from the coding sequence ATGGGTAAAAACGTTGTTGTATTAGGCACCCAATGGGGTGACGAAGGTAAGGGTAAGGTAGTTGACCTCCTTACAGATAAAGCATCTTTAGTAGTTCGTTATCAAGGTGGGCACAATGCTGGCCATACCTTAGTGATCGACGGTGAAAAGACGGTTCTGCACCTTATTCCATCGGGTGTATTACGTGACAATGTTAAATGTGTGATTGGTAATGGTGTTGTTTTATCACCAGAAGCGCTAATGAGAGAGATTGGCATGTTAGAAGCACGTGGCGTACCTGTACGCGAGCGTCTTTTAATCAGTGCTGCATGTCCATTAATTTTGCCTTTCCATGTTGCATTAGATGTAGCCCGTGAAACTGCACGTGGTGATAAGCCAATTGGTACAACTGGCCGTGGTATTGGTCCTGCGTACGAAGATAAAGTGGCACGTCGTGGTTTGCGCGTAGGGGATTTATTTAATCCTGAACTATTCGCCGCAAAACTAGAAGAAGTTCTTGAGTACCATAACTTTACTTTAGTTAATTACTATAAAGTAGATGCTGTTGATTTTCAGAAAACCTTTGATGACGCAATGGCCGTTGCTGATATTTTAAAAGCGATGATTGTTGATGTTACTGAGCTTTTAGATCAAACGCGTTTAGCTGGCGACAACATTTTGTTTGAAGGTGCACAAGGTACGTTACTTGATATCGATCATGGTACTTACCCTTATGTAACGTCTTCTAACACTACAGCTGGTGGCGTTGCTACTGGTGCTGGTTTTGGCCCACTACACCTTGATTATGTGCTTGGTATTATTAAAGCATATACAACACGTGTTGGTTCAGGCCCTTTCCCGACAGAGCTTTACGACGGCCTTGAGAAGCAAGACCCAGTTGGTAAGCACTTAGGCGATAAAGGCCATGAGTTTGGCGCAACCACTGGTCGACTTCGTCGTACTGGTTGGTTAGATGCCGTAGCAATGCGTCGTGCAGTGCAAATCAATAGTATTTCTGGTTTTTGTTTAACTAAGCTTGATGTTTTAGATGGCTTAGAAACACTTAAAATCTGTACTGGTTATAAGCTTGAAGATGGCACAGTTACTAACGTAACGCCATTAGCAGCTGAAGGTTACGAAAAAGTAACGCCAATATACGAAGAAATGCCAGGTTGGTCAGAAAATACTGTTGGTGTAACTAGCCTTGATGGTTTACCAAAAGCAGCGATTGATTACGTTAAGCGTATTGAAGAGCTAACTGGTGTTCCTGTTGATATTATTTCTACTGGTCCAGATCGTGTAGAAACTATGATACTTCGCAATCCGTTTGCCTAA